The following nucleotide sequence is from Corylus avellana chromosome ca7, CavTom2PMs-1.0.
AAATCTGCGAGCTGAAAGAACACAACTGACACAAGCATTTCTTCGTTCAGGTAATGAGAATTGCAAAGTTGGACAGGTTAGGTAAAAGCACACAGGCATTTCTACATTCATCTCTCTCAAAAGCTATATCTTTTGCTACAAACTCTCACGAACTGCGCAAAGTCCACTCACTGATAATTACTTTGGGACTAGACCAGTCTGCGTTCTTCTCTGGCAAACTCATTAGCAAGTATGCTCGGCTCAAAGAACCCACTTCTTCTCTCTCAGTTTTTCACCGAGTGTCGCCCACAAACAACGTCTACCAGTGGAATTCAATCATTAGAGCGCTTACCCATAACGGATTGCTCTCTGAATCTCTTCACTTTTACGCTGAAATGCGAAAAACTAAGCTTCAACCTGACGCTTACACGTTTCCTTCGGTTATTAATGCGTGTGCCGGGTTATGCGACTCGCAGATGGGTAAACAGATTCACGAGCATGTTCTGGAAATGGGTTTGAGGTCGGATTTGTATATTGCGAATGCATTAATAGATATGTACGCTAGGTTTGGTGATTTAGTCCAAGCACGAAACGTGTTTGAGAAAATGCCTCACAGGGATATTGTGTCGTGGAATAGTCTGATTTCGGGGTATAGTTCAAACGGATATTGGGAGGAGGCTCTGGAAATTTATTACAGGTCTAGAATGGTGGGGATGTTACCGGATACTTTTACAGTATCAAGTGTTTTGCCTGCATGTGGAAGCGCAATTGTTGTTGATGAGGGTCAGATTATTCATGGGTTGGTTGAAAAGATCGGGATTCATGCAGATGTTATTGTAAGCAATGGGATTCTTTCCATGTACGTTAAATTTGATAGATTAAGTGACGCTCGTAAAGTTTTTGATGAGATGGTAGTTAGAGACTCTGTTAGTTGGAACACCGTGATTTGTGGTTACTCTCAGTCAGGGTTGTTTGATGAGTCAATAGAGTTATTTATGGAGATGCTAAATAAATTCAGACCAGATTTGTTGACAATCACATCTACTCTCCGTTCTTGTGTTCACTTACGGGATATGGAGTTTGGAAAATATATTCATGAATACATGATAGGAAACGGGTTTGAATTTGATATTACAGTAAGTAATATCCTTATTGACATGTATGCAAAATGTGGTAATTTAGTGGCTTCACGAGAAGTATTTGATAAGATGAAATGTAGAGATTCTGTCTCATGGAACTCACTGATCAATGGCTATATTATCAATGGTTTTTATCATGAAGGGTTAAAGCTTTTTAAGATGatgaagatggagatgaaatccGATCCTGTGAGCTATTTGACACTCCTGGGTGTCTCTACTCTGTTGGCAGACATGGACCTGGGTAAAATGATCCACTGTGATATAGAAAAGTTTGGATTTGATTCATATCTAGTGGTCACTAATGCTCTTGTTGATATGTATGCAAAATGTGGCAAAATGGAGGATTCACTGAAAGTATTTGAGAACATGAAAGCTCGCGATAAAGTGACATGGAATACCATTATTGCTGCCTGCGTTCGTTCTGAAAATTGTAGTTTAGGAATGAGAATGGCCAACCGAATGAGAACTGAAGGAGTGTCACCAGATGTTGCCACCATGTTAGGTATCTTGCCCATGTGTTCCTTCCTTGCTGCCAAGCGACAAGGAAAAGAGATCCATGGAtgtgttttaaaatttggatttgaatcAGATGTTCCAATTGGAAACGCACTGATTGAGATGTACTCCAAGTGTGGTAGATTAGAGGACTCAGTCCAGGTATTCAAGCGCATGAAAATGAAAGATGTGGTGACATGGACTGCTTTGATTTCCACATATGGGATGTATGGTGAAGGCAGAAAAGCTTTCAGAGCTTTTCTGGAGATGGAAGCAACTGGGGTTTACCCTGATCGTGTTGCTTTTGTCGCCATCATTTTTGCTTGTAGCCATTCAAGTTTGGTAGATGAGGGTCTGGCTTGCTTTGACCGGATGAAATATTACAACATTGAGCCCAGGATTGAACATTATGCTTGTGTAGTTGATCTTCTATCCCGTTCTGGACACTTTGCTAAAGCAGAAGAGTTTATCTTTTCAATGCCGCTGAAACCGGACGCAAGTATATGGGGATCTTTACTTAGTGCTTGTCAAGCTCGTGGAGACATAAAGTTTGCAGAACGCATCTCAGAACAGATCATCAAATTGAGTTCAGTTGATCCTGGCTATTATGTATTAATATCCAATGTATATGCAGCTTTAGGAAAGTGGGATCAAGTGAGAATGATAAGAAAATCTATAAAAGCTAGAGGACTCAAAAAAGAACAGGGATGTAGCTGGATGGAGATTCGAAACAGAGTTTACGTTTTTGGGACAGGAGACAAGTGTTTTGAACAGTTTGAAGAGGTTTATAAGTTATTAGGGATACTTACTGGTTTGTTGGCTAAGGAAGGTTATGTTGCAAATCTGCAATTTGTTCTGCATGATGtggaggaggatgagaagagAGACATGCTTTGTGGGCATAGCGAAAGGCTTGCCATAGCATTTGGATTGTTGAATACAAAACCAGGGACCCCTTTGCAGGTGATGAAAAACCTTAGGGTATGTGGAGATTGTCACACCGTGACCAAGTACATATCGAAGATCATGCAAAGAGAAATATTAGTGAGAGATGCCAATCGCTTTCATTTGTTCAAGGATGGAACCTGTAGTTGTCGAGATCACTGGTGATGAGTTTCTTCCATTATTCCATATCTGTCTAGTACGGAAGCATGATAAGGACCATAGTAAAATTACAGCCAATGTATTTGTCTAGGATAGAAGGGAAAATTGCGAAATTGGTCGATGTGGTTTGAGGTTGTGACAAATAATTTTACGGGTAAATGTGTGAGTCTACAACTCGGCAAGTATAATCATTTTGACCATTACTTGTGCAATGTGAGCTCCCTTTTACCTTTGATGAAAATTTATCTAACTTGTGTTTACTTAACAATTATTAAAGTAGAGTTTCacaaaaatgtttgttttcac
It contains:
- the LOC132187465 gene encoding pentatricopeptide repeat-containing protein At3g03580 encodes the protein MRIAKLDRLGKSTQAFLHSSLSKAISFATNSHELRKVHSLIITLGLDQSAFFSGKLISKYARLKEPTSSLSVFHRVSPTNNVYQWNSIIRALTHNGLLSESLHFYAEMRKTKLQPDAYTFPSVINACAGLCDSQMGKQIHEHVLEMGLRSDLYIANALIDMYARFGDLVQARNVFEKMPHRDIVSWNSLISGYSSNGYWEEALEIYYRSRMVGMLPDTFTVSSVLPACGSAIVVDEGQIIHGLVEKIGIHADVIVSNGILSMYVKFDRLSDARKVFDEMVVRDSVSWNTVICGYSQSGLFDESIELFMEMLNKFRPDLLTITSTLRSCVHLRDMEFGKYIHEYMIGNGFEFDITVSNILIDMYAKCGNLVASREVFDKMKCRDSVSWNSLINGYIINGFYHEGLKLFKMMKMEMKSDPVSYLTLLGVSTLLADMDLGKMIHCDIEKFGFDSYLVVTNALVDMYAKCGKMEDSLKVFENMKARDKVTWNTIIAACVRSENCSLGMRMANRMRTEGVSPDVATMLGILPMCSFLAAKRQGKEIHGCVLKFGFESDVPIGNALIEMYSKCGRLEDSVQVFKRMKMKDVVTWTALISTYGMYGEGRKAFRAFLEMEATGVYPDRVAFVAIIFACSHSSLVDEGLACFDRMKYYNIEPRIEHYACVVDLLSRSGHFAKAEEFIFSMPLKPDASIWGSLLSACQARGDIKFAERISEQIIKLSSVDPGYYVLISNVYAALGKWDQVRMIRKSIKARGLKKEQGCSWMEIRNRVYVFGTGDKCFEQFEEVYKLLGILTGLLAKEGYVANLQFVLHDVEEDEKRDMLCGHSERLAIAFGLLNTKPGTPLQVMKNLRVCGDCHTVTKYISKIMQREILVRDANRFHLFKDGTCSCRDHW